Below is a genomic region from Streptomyces ferrugineus.
GCAGGAACACGCCTGCGGCCAGCGCCACGATCACACAACTGCCCGCGTACGTCCGGAAGATCAGCCGGCCGCTCCTGCGGCCGGCCACCGGGATGAAGCGGGCCAGCGCGCCGGTCAGCGCCACCGCGGTGAGCCCGGCGAGGAACTTCATCGCGGCGATCGCGGCGGATCCCTGACCGACCGCGGACTCGGAGTAGTAGCGGGCGGCGGCCAGCCAGAAGCCGAGCCCCAGCACGGCGGAGACGCCGGTGTTGATCATCAGGGCGTAGGCGTTGCGGAACAGCGGACTGCCACCGGCGGACCTGCCCATGCCGGGCAGGCGAAGGCGGCGCCCCGACTGCTCGGGCGCCGTCGCGTCGGTCGAGGCGGGCTCGGTCGTGGTCGTCGTGTCAGACACGGGAACGGATGGCCTTCCGGCGGACCTGTCGGGCTCTGCGGACCAGGGCGTACCCCTTGGTGAGGGCGCGGTCCCGGGCGAAGGCGCGGGCGATGGCACGGCCCTCGACCAGCCGCCCGAACTCCTCGATGCCGGTGGTGCGGCGCACGGTCAGGCGGGTGAGGGCGTACGGGCCCTGCCGGCGCCGCGCGAGGCCGTTGTTGACGGCGAGCGCCTGGGCGTATCCGGTCTCGCGCACCGCCTCGCGCACCCGGCGGCTGGAGTAGCCGTACGGGTAGGCGAACGAGGCCGGGGCGGTGCCGAGCTGGTCCGAGACGATCTCCTTGCACAGGATCAGCTCGGAGCGCAGTCCGCCGTCCGGGAGCTGGTCGAGCTGCGGATGCGTGTGGCTGTGGCCGCCGATCTCGACGCCCGCCTCGGCGAGTTCACGGACCTGGTCCCAGTCGAGCATGGTGTCCAGGCCGCCGCCCATGTCGTGCGGGCCCTTCAGCCAGCCCGTGGAGACGAACACCGTGGCCGCGAAGCCGTGCTTGGCGAGCACGGGCAGCGCGTGCCGGTGCACGCCCTCGTAGCCGTCGTCGAAGGTGATCAGCACCGGCCGCTCGGGCAGCGGTCTGCCGGAGCGCCAGCGCGCCGCGAGATCGGCCGTCGTCACGGGTGTGCGGCCCAGGTCGTCGATCAGCGCCATCTGCCGCGCGAACTCCTCCGGCGCCACCGACAGATCGCGGGTGGCGTCGTTCGGCGCGGTGGAGACGGCGTGGTACATGAGAATCGGTACCCGCGGGTCACTCATCTCGGTCCCCCCTCGATGCCG
It encodes:
- a CDS encoding polysaccharide deacetylase family protein, with translation MSDPRVPILMYHAVSTAPNDATRDLSVAPEEFARQMALIDDLGRTPVTTADLAARWRSGRPLPERPVLITFDDGYEGVHRHALPVLAKHGFAATVFVSTGWLKGPHDMGGGLDTMLDWDQVRELAEAGVEIGGHSHTHPQLDQLPDGGLRSELILCKEIVSDQLGTAPASFAYPYGYSSRRVREAVRETGYAQALAVNNGLARRRQGPYALTRLTVRRTTGIEEFGRLVEGRAIARAFARDRALTKGYALVRRARQVRRKAIRSRV